In the Piscinibacter sp. XHJ-5 genome, one interval contains:
- the mtnA gene encoding S-methyl-5-thioribose-1-phosphate isomerase, translating into MASRTESLAGALPATLEWRDDTLYLLDQTRLPLQIVVERQASVEEVWESIRALKVRGAPAIGVAGAYGLCVAMQGSRNAGVAAFRARLAEQAAYLASARPTAVNLRWAVQRLQDRIAGHDDAGSSSTLYDVLLDEARRIHDEDQALCEGIGRNGQALIRPGCGILTHCNAGALATTGIGTATAPMYLAHRSGTPFRVYADETRPLLQGARLTAFELQRAGIDVTLLTDSMAAATMQRGLVDLVIVGTDRVAANGDFANKIGTLGVAILAKHFGIPMYVACPSSTLDLATRAGEDIVIEERAGDEVTSFGARRTAPEGVAVRNPSFDVTPHTLVAGFITERGLVGPPFEQNLSSLFGMG; encoded by the coding sequence ATGGCGAGCCGCACCGAATCGCTGGCCGGCGCCCTCCCTGCGACGCTGGAGTGGCGCGACGACACCTTGTACCTGCTGGACCAGACGCGCCTGCCGCTGCAGATCGTCGTCGAGCGCCAGGCGAGCGTCGAGGAGGTGTGGGAGTCCATTCGCGCGCTGAAGGTGCGTGGCGCCCCGGCCATCGGCGTGGCGGGCGCCTACGGCCTCTGCGTCGCGATGCAGGGCAGCCGCAACGCGGGGGTCGCCGCGTTTCGTGCACGCCTCGCGGAGCAGGCCGCCTACCTCGCGTCCGCCCGACCCACCGCGGTCAACCTGCGATGGGCCGTGCAGCGTCTGCAGGACCGCATCGCCGGCCATGACGACGCGGGCAGCTCGTCGACGCTCTACGATGTGCTGCTCGACGAGGCCAGGCGCATCCACGACGAGGACCAGGCGCTGTGCGAAGGCATCGGCCGCAACGGCCAGGCGCTCATCCGCCCGGGCTGCGGCATCCTCACGCACTGCAACGCCGGCGCGCTCGCGACCACCGGCATCGGCACCGCCACGGCGCCGATGTACCTCGCGCACCGGTCCGGCACGCCGTTTCGCGTGTACGCCGACGAGACGCGGCCGCTGCTGCAGGGCGCGCGCCTCACGGCCTTCGAACTGCAGCGCGCGGGCATCGACGTCACGCTGCTCACCGACAGCATGGCCGCTGCCACGATGCAGCGCGGCCTCGTCGATCTGGTCATCGTGGGCACCGACCGCGTGGCGGCCAACGGCGACTTCGCCAACAAGATCGGCACGCTGGGCGTGGCCATTCTCGCCAAGCACTTCGGCATTCCGATGTACGTCGCGTGCCCTTCTTCCACGCTCGACCTCGCGACGCGCGCAGGCGAGGACATCGTGATCGAGGAACGCGCGGGCGACGAGGTGACGAGCTTCGGCGCCCGCCGCACGGCGCCCGAGGGGGTGGCGGTGCGCAACCCTTCCTTCGACGTCACGCCGCACACGCTGGTCGCCGGATTCATCACCGAGCGCGGCCTCGTCGGGCCGCCATTCGAGCAGAACTTGTCGTCGCTCTTCGGGATGGGCTGA